atgtccaaaatatgatgtaagttgtcaaacatcatttactggagattatattaatggcaagagaatggttggtgttaatgggaaattatatgattgggataaattaagtatatgggaataaaaccgtagaattccctttacttggtggtatccagttttaaataaatcattaagaattagatattgggataaaaatatatgctgtaaaattattagacctgcaaaattagacctaagaggtaaatgtaactggttttgtgagggatggtgctgtgcacaatgacactttaacatttagatcaagattacagggccacagccaatgcataaccttaaaatgtgcatgataatgctgctcaaatatccactgttcgtTTTACATTTGGctcctgttaacagggtggatattaaccacagcttgctaacagaaaaaggtcacaagataacttcaagacaatgaagggatggttgataacctgattccaggaaaaagaagcacgagttgatcacctaagacgtgctgtcctctaaaaaagtttcctccctgctttttggattATTgacttgctgatacaataaaaatagtacccaaagccCCCCTGCTAAGCTGTATACccaaataaaaggcattgtctcatgctctactgtgctccagctgcaacatgctgacagcctgcagagagagaacgtgcatattgatgcattgaggtctccgtctgtgtttgttattttcgtcgaccctctctctccctttttcggGTACCCACCCCTCGCTGAAGCTGGACTTTGTTACTTGCTTCAAAACTggtgggccagccccgtggcgcacttgggagagtgcggcgcttgggagctcagcggcgctcctgccacaggttcagatcctatataggaatggccggtgcgctcactggctgagcgcggtgcaggcaacaccatgccaagggttgcgatccccttactggtcacaaaaagacaaaaaaaaaacccgaaaaacaaacaaaaaaacccctggtGCTTCTCAACATAGTAAGGctttttaataattcatttaGACTCATTCAGCTGGTCCCAGCCTGCCTTCCAGCACTGTCTACTAACCACATCCATCTCACCTTCTTTAGCCACAACAAGCTACTCTATGAACCTTGAATGCATATTACAATTTATGAGGTCTTTCACATGTCAAGTTCCTCAGTAGTCCATTTTTTGAGGCttctggtatatgaaaaaaaaattaccaagacAGGATTATAAAATTTGGATATGTTTTCAATATTGGCATTTAATTAATCAGTGCTTTAACTACAGACACAATGACAAGACAATGTATACCTtcatttatagattaaaaaaatctaaattggaAGTTGTTTATGAATTTGAGGCCTATGTCATGgtctttctgatttttctctgaTGGGCCCTGATGGTTCATGCTTATGCTTCCTACCTTTCTATAATACTGTTTCCTTAGTTTAGTTTGCCCTTTTACAGTTTGATtaaattccttctttttaagTCCTGGCTTAAATGTCAGTTCCTCAGATTGTTGTTTCCTTCTTCCAGTTCTCTCACTAATTTGGGTacatctttattgttttttttttggcgctggccagtatagggatctgaacctctgaccttggcgttataagtCTGTGCTTTAACCAATGGGTATATCTTTATTaatgataatttgttttttaggtttttttttcccgctgctggctggtacagggatccaagcccttgatcTTGGGGTTATAAAACCCTGCtgtaatattaacaataatattaatagttGTCTGTCTTTCTAATGAATGTTTACTATGCTCCAGCTCTGTGAAACATTTTCCATGAattgtcttatttaattctcacagtaaacCTATAGGATAGCTAATGTCTGACTttcattttaccaatgagaaaacCATTGGTTTGTGAGTTCCTCAAGGGAAGGAGTCAGAGAAATGTGAACTGTAATCTTTCTCTACcactttcctcacctgtaaaatggggtttaTAATACATTTCTCTCAAGGGTGTCAGtactaaatgaatatatatactgttgattacaaaaaattaaataaaataagtgttgGAGAAGGAGATACTGtgggagaccagaatatgccactcCAAAATACAAAGGATTGTCAAGATGAAGACAATGAAGATGAAGCAGATGCAGAaaagctctctgccctcccaCTATTCACCCAAAACCAGGACATAGGTTTACAAAGATAAAAGGTATCCTGTCACCCACCCCCTCTTCTACCAGGGAGGACAAAGGTTAACTATGGAAGAAAATTTTAGGCCCTTATTGGCCTGGAGATGGCACCAGAGGAATCTACATTAACAAGCTCTAGTAACCAGCTTTGATCTGCCATTTATTTGCTTTCCCCCAAATTGCTGCCCTTGGAGACTCAAAGTCCTTTacctttgtcttgtcacttatCTAAAAATGTATTCCCTTTTGTTGAAGATGCTATTGTAGGGGCCAAGGAAAGACTTTCCCTTCAACCTCTTGAAGGTTCTCTAAGAAAATCATCTGATAAGCAGAGATTagtgaagaaaaggcataacaaattttattatatcacacTTTTATATGAAAGGGGAGTCTTCAGAATGAAGATCCCAAAATATAGGGAAAATGAACTATATTTATGCTTAGGGTCTATGAAGCAGgaacaaccatgtagaaatgtgattggacaagaaaagtatcATCTAATGCTAACAGAATGAGTGGGGAAACCAGCAAGaactgtctgttcagattcttcttggactctgtgtagcattcattcctccagggtatggggcaggacacTTTCTGGAATGCAGGTCACATGACCTACAATCAGTTAAGGTAGGTCAGgcaatttctttatggccagctccaagacagaaaggcaaggGGAGAAGATTAGAGTACATATGACCTGCCTTGAGGAAGAGAGATTCTAGTCTCTGTGGCTTGTCTCAGGATGGAAAAAGGCTGAGGGacaagagggcaggagaaggtcagaggaaaactttgcttttgaggctttttctgaggccttcactttggggtgtCGCTTTCGGGGCCCCAACAGACCCTTAAGAGAATTGGAAGAGATGACAGTTATGTGACAATGTCTGGGTTTGGTGCTGACTTCTCTTCTCTGAGATTAGAGTTGCTCCTGTGGAGGGGATTTATAACAACTGAGTTAAATTTCTGACGTATTTTGGGAGGCTCTGCTGTTGGACAGATAAAGGATTTCGGGAACTCAaatgccttcagctcaaaataattcttatacccaaagtggcatatttgggGGTAGCATATCTTGATCCCCTTCAAAAGGGAAGTACATAGACACTCTGTCACAAATTCTGTTCCCTCTGACACCAGAAATTGTCACTTCCGCAAACCTTGGCTTGTGGTTATCTCATCATGTTGCAATTTGGTATGTCTTTCTTTCCTACTAGTGTTTAAATGCAGTCAAATGCAGGAACTGTTCATTCTATAAACAATTATTGAGGTTATACTGGACACTGAACTACATGTCAGTTtacaaagaataaacaaaaattactGACAGTAAGGAACACAGTCTGGGGTCGACAAGGGGTCGGGGCAGGGGCGGGGGGCGACCAAGATGAAAAGGGCCTTAGCCAGAAAACGGACATCTTTGgagtaactaagaccaagcagaaaatttcagttagccattaactgaggcactgataatcatcaatccgttgaggttagcagaggaattgAGAAAGTGATTGTATGGCTGAAACTGCCCAGAGATGAAATCACACCCCAAAAGGATcctctcaaaagtttatttctgcttttctcccattacaccctcttatgttgatttactttagaggTTGCACACCTACAATTAggaattgaaactaagttttcctgtttttcttgcctttcctaatcaactgcaaacaagggaattccaagagaaaggcaaagcaccctagctgactattaactcaccttcttgcttaaagaaaaattacatccACATTAGTTAGAGATACacttttatgttccagtgatgcttgacAGAAGTTATCGTCTTAGCTCTCCCTAGGTGATAAGGACTCTGACCCTGAAATAACATCAAGGatttgaagctgaccagtccatcAACTGCAGGCTCCATGACAGTAAAGCccccagtccatcatgggaccctggtatctgactcagaccctctgctgatcccGCTACCAGCCTCTCcctttgcctgcaggacaaaaccctcaCCTCagcttcccacctcttcccctttataaaccccaaaGTAGTCATCAGAAGGCAGAAAGATTTtggcctggtcatcccccagatgctggttGGTTATCCAAATAAAGCTTCAAATCCTTGCACGAAGTTTTGAacttttgggtcatttttttaatgcaaaaggGCAAGCCGAACCTGTTGCCAGTAACAAAGATGCCAAAAGATGTAAAATAATGTGATAGACTCTACAAAAGTTGTGAAAGGGTCAGAAAAGAGCAAATATGTTCCTCCGCCCTGAAGCAActcaagaagaggaagagatgtgAATTATCAGGCATGTAGATGCAGTGATGCATAGTGGCACCATTCAGTGAGCAGACAAGAGAACCAGGTttctggggagaggagggagagaatcCCCTCACTGCCCCTCCATGAGTCACAACTTGGAGATGTTGGTTTAAACATTTGGATTTTTGTAGATTTTGAGCTTTGAgtttaaaataactaaagaaacACCAGGTGGAGGTACACGTCTGGAGCCTAGAAGTCTAGATAGATATAGATTCAGGATTCATCAGTATATATAAGGTAGTTAGAGCCAAGGGAGAGATGAAACAGTGCACgtaagatatttttttaaataataaacattttttaggaaagaaaacacaattatTTCTGATGCAGAAACCAGAACATTTTCTCATGGATTCTCTTACAAAGGGCCCTGGTAACGTAGCGAACCTTCTAACAGTAAGGACCCCAGTCAATGACACAGGGCAGTTTCTCCCAGTATGGAGCAGACGCCCTCTTGCAAAATCCAATTCAGCAAATTTTACTAGCTCCAAATGGGAGCTCAGCGGGGACACAATTGGGGCATTGAATCCCGGCTGAAAACAAGGGCTGTCTTAGAGGATCTGTAGAAACGGGTGTACAGAATATCCCTCAGTCTTCTGTATACATTGTTTCTTTACGCAGACCTTTGGGTGCATTTAGTACGTCGGGATGCACTGACGTCCATGAGAAGGCTTGGCGATATACCAAGTCCAATTCTTctagaatcttttttttcctagGTAAACTAAAATGACTTGCCTCGTAACAACAAAACAGAGCTACATTCAGGAATGATGGCGAACTTGCCCCCTTCTCTCCTCTGTCCACACACGTACCACAAGAGTAGCTGCTCTTGAGGTCGCCTCATGAGTGTCAGCCTAATTAGCGAAGTGCTTCCGTGTGCTGTGTGTGACCGTGCTCAGAAGCCACGGCTCGGACCCCTCGTCGGTTAGCGCCGGCGGCCTTTCCGCTTCGCCTCCGCTCAGTGCTTCGGGATCCCACAGACGGAGTGACGGAAGCGAAAACGACCGCGGAATCTGGAAGCTTTGTGTTGAGATCTGAATTAGGACTAGGGCACATCGATATTTTAagcaagaaaggggaaaaaagagagaggaggagggagaggaaaacaAATGACGAAATGCCGAGGAGGAGGGCACAATTTGCATCGCTTCCCGCCCGCGCGCTTTCGGTTTTCAATCTGGTCCGATACTCTTGTATATCAGGGGGAAAGTCGCTCTCCCGGCGTCAGAGGCTGTCTTTTCAGGCTACACTAGCCATGTCTGGGAGGGGGAAGGGCGGAAAAGGTTTAGGCAAAGGTGGCGCTAAGCGCCACCGCAAGGTCCTGAGAGATAACATCCAAGGCATCACCAAGCCCGCAATTCGGCGTCTCGCTCGGCGTGGAGGTGTCAAGCGGATCTCAGGTCTCATTTACGAGGAGACCCGGGGTGTGTTGAAGGTGTTCCTGGAGAACGTCATTCGGGACGCAGTCACCTACACGGAGCACGCCAAACGCAAGACCGTCACCGCCATGGACGTGGTGTACGCGCTCAAGCGCCAGGGGCGCACCCTGTACGGCTTCGGAGGCTAAACCGCCGCTTCAGTTTTGCCTGTCTTGACCCCAAAGGCCCTTTTTAGGGCCAACCATATAGTCATCAAAGGAGCTGGGCACTCAATGGTGTGAAGTGTGACAGCAACAAAACCGGAAGGTAACTTTGCATTTGGCAGTCGGGGTCGAGGTTTACGGGAGGTACCGATTCTCGGAGTGCTAGCCACCGTGAAAGCTTAACTTGTTCGCCAAGAGCGGCCTTTTACTGGTCCGCCTCAACTTCTACCGCTTATGGGTCGGAAAAGGCAGCGTGCTCCAGGTTAGAGTACTACTTTCTCTGTTTGCTTTTGTTGGACAGAAAAGATTCATGGCACGGGGGTGGGGGCGCTATTCTCGTTTGTGATCGCTAATTTGGCTATGGCAAGTAGAAACCAGCGAACTAAACACAAGGTAAGGTTTAGTCACATCCTCACTATGTAGGTTCGATACATTTGCTCAGGCAAAGTGGGAAAGCAGCCCTAGATTTGCAGCCTAGAGATGCCGGTTCTGCCACCTGATCTGTTTGAGCTTAGTCAGCTAATTAACCTTTTCGGGCTTCATTTTCCACCTCTACAATGAGGGGGTGGACCAGATGCCTTAAGGGCCAGTTCATACTAGATGGTGTTTTGTGACATTGTGTATTCTCATTAATAAGGGTGTGAGAGAGTTTGCAAAGTCAAATCCAATCACCGACCATTCAAAACCAAATATAGGTTATTAGATCAGAGATGGGTTCATTggtatagctttattttttttttttaattttttttaaagatgactggtaaggggatctcaacccttggcttggtgttgtcagcaccacgctcaaccagtgagccatccagccatccctatataggatccgaacccggggccttggtgttctcagcaccacactctcccgagtgagccacgggccggccctcattggtatagctttaaaataaatgtttctgacAAGTTATCTGGCCAGTGAATGAAAAATATTCTTGGTTTCCTGTTTTCAATAAAACGGCCCCTCAGAATTTAGTCAACGACCTATGATATACTGTCTCACTTGCGGTATTGCAAAAATACAGATGCAGGAACATCTTAATGTGACCCTTCTATAAAAGCAGAGCAAATTATATAATCTTAACAGTGAAAGCAGGTCTTCAAGAAAGATGATTCTGGTATGTGATTTTTACCTGTTAGAGCCTGTTGTAGTTTAGAATGAGACCTGCAGGAACATACCCACCATCAATACAGAGAGCACAGTTTAATTTTGACAAGGCGAAATCAAATTATTCTCCTGTATCATCACGGCAAACAATAGGGCAAGCCATTCTCTGTACTACCACTTCTAAACTGCCCCGATTTGGATTGAAATGTGATAGGTTCACTTTTAATCTTTAAGCTTAATCACAGTTTTGCAGCTATTACATTTGTGTGTGAAAgagtttggggggttttttttgtttgtttggttggttggttttatcttttgggttttttggttttgttttgtttttgcattctAGACTTATGACTTTACAGCAAATTTTGGCTGTGTATGTAGCTGAGAGAAGAAACGCTCTGTCAGCTCCCAAAAAATAGACCAGCTATTTCTTTACTGGTCTTCACATTTGGGCTGCTCTCATCAGTATCAAACACTTGAGGGTAAACTAGATTTAAAACATGTTTAGCAACAGAGATGCCAGCAAGGGATGCAAGACTTACCCTTCAGGAGCTTAATAtcagaatgaggaagaaaaataaatacataatacatacatatgtgtatacatatatatataaatgaccCAATAATACAAGGTAGCACATATTCAATATAAgacaatatgtaaaataattactATAGGAATCCTAACACTACAGAAATCACTAGCTGCTGGGAAATTGGGGAAAGCTTGGCCATGAAGGTGGGACTGTGTCAGGCTTGGAAGAAAGAATGCCTAGCATCCTACAGAGATACATAGTAAAGAGGGCgtaggaggggaaggagggagagacaggAAGGGAGTGGCACGAATAACATTTGTGAAGATGTGCAGGTGAGAAATAAAGGAGAGGCCTCAATGCTCAAGATATTTCATTTGCTCTTTAAAAATCTCACTTAAAACTTATAGCATTTCTAATTCAAatattactgtgatttttttaaaaaactgtaaagaCAATGCAGATGAATATATCTGATCCTCACTGAGATACTCTGAAGAAGCAAATAtgaaaagtttgaagaaaaggctggctggttaactcatttggttagagcacggtgctgataacaccaaggactagggttcagatccccttgccAGCTAGCcacaaaaaagggggggaaaagcttgaagaaaaatcaaataaatactgTAAAGGGGGGGTGGAAAACATATCCATAGTCTAAATTAGTAGTTCACAAAGTTATGGTCTCTAATCTAGCAGCATAAATCAcctggaacttgttagaaatatgatgatacttcgaaaagttcacggaatgactcatattatctttcaactctacTTCACcccaaacttcttgaagtatctTTATACAAATTCtttggccccaccccagacctattgAATGAGAAACTCTGGGGGGTGAGACCTAGCAATTTGTGCTTTAAcaagctttccaggtgattctgatatacattatagtttgagaaccactgatctaagtAATAACTttttgttacacttctcactgtgtaacggaGACGAAAAAAGGATTACTAAAAGCAccatgaatgtgatgagaagccCAAAGTGTCTGTACCCCAGCAACTCCcctgttagaaagaaaaaaactgggtataaccctgattcaaagttagcttctgttttttattgtaaagacaaggaaatttcacaagaaaattcagttgactcaatcattacaaaaggacacaggaCATGGGcggtgttacaaaagttatctatggctaaatatagcttaaacaataaactagtaacatcagtaaaattaacaatgtgacattccaaagtacaatttgtgaaaagctaagttggtcaaactggctcattatctaaagtataacctctccttaagcataAGTTGCATTCGTATGATAAAATTTCAGTATAATTacctaaagtttccaccaacagacaccttgcctttagcaaacattttttcacatctttcccttcagcaattcttaaaatctcttaacaggatctgtgtgacaaccacctgttagctctaaaatcattgaaGTATACagtcccatacctaagcagtgattagagttgattagatgggcttttgccccctgGCTGTAGGCTGTGGCCTCCTacccaagggcttttgccccatatatgtatttacctaaaaatcctattctaaaatcaaatgagaatcaagatttctaaccctccacagtttttctttaaatgaaacaaaagtatTTAGAATCTGAATATTTGTTGCTCCAATTTGTTTACCATAATGTTAAAGTTTGCTTTGTTTGATGGAAAAGAAAGCAAGTGGATGATCCTAATAAATTTTATGTAGTAAAAAATATAGGAGGGAAAAGGTAGAATAGACTTATTTCCTCAAAGCACTTGGGGCAAACataaaagatgaatgaaaaatgaagtCAGCTTGTTTTACTAAATATTACTGGTTTGTACTTTTAATAATATCGAATTTTGTAATCAAtgaatgtgttttcttctttccttctaaaTTCTCCAAGATTCAGTCCTTTTACCATTATACATCTCTACACTtctttaaagtgatttttaaagtgACCCTTACTCTCACCTTGTCTATTCCACTA
The sequence above is drawn from the Cynocephalus volans isolate mCynVol1 chromosome 8, mCynVol1.pri, whole genome shotgun sequence genome and encodes:
- the LOC134384528 gene encoding histone H4, whose translation is MSGRGKGGKGLGKGGAKRHRKVLRDNIQGITKPAIRRLARRGGVKRISGLIYEETRGVLKVFLENVIRDAVTYTEHAKRKTVTAMDVVYALKRQGRTLYGFGG